In Vidua chalybeata isolate OUT-0048 chromosome 5, bVidCha1 merged haplotype, whole genome shotgun sequence, one genomic interval encodes:
- the RAP1B gene encoding ras-related protein Rap-1b translates to MREYKLVVLGSGGVGKSALTVQFVQGIFVEKYDPTIEDSYRKQVEVDAQQCMLEILDTAGTEQFTAMRDLYMKNGQGFALVYSITAQSTFNDLQDLREQILRVKDTDDVPMILVGNKCDLEDERVVGKEQGQNLARQWNNCAFLESSAKSKINVNEIFYDLVRQINRKTPVPGKARKKSSCQLL, encoded by the exons ATGCGTGAATACAAGCTAGTGGTTCTTGGTTCTGGAGGTGTTGGAAAGTCTGCTCTG ACTGTACAGTTTGTTCAAGGAATATTTGTTGAAAAATACGATCCTACGATAGAGGACTCCTACAGAAAG CAAGTTGAAGTAGATGCACAACAGTGTATGCTTGAAATCTTAGATACTGCAGGAACG GAACAGTTTACAGCAATGAGAGATCTATACATGAAAAATGGACAAGGTTTTGCATTAGTATATTCTATCACAGCTCAGTCCACATTTAATGATTTACAGGATCTAAGAGAACAGATTCTTCGAGTCAAAGACACTGATGAC GTGCCTATGATTCTGGTTGGCAATAAGTGTGACTTGGAAGATGAAAGAGTTGTGGGAAAGGAACAAGGTCAGAACCTAGCAAGGCAATGGAATAACTGTGCATTCTTAGAGTCTTCTGCAAAATCAAAGATAAATGTTAATGAG atCTTTTATGACCTTGTGCGacaaattaacagaaaaacTCCGGTGCCTGGAAAAGCACGCAAAAAGTCATCGTGTCAGCTACTTTAA